GCGCGCCTATAGCCGAAAAAGTCGGTGATCACGCTGTTCGGAGCCCCCAACACCTCGTGCGGAAGCACTTGAACATCTTTGAAGTCCGTTGTACCGCTGTCGGTCCGCCGCATCCCCAGGGCTTTCCAGTCATTGTTGGGACGCACTCCCCCTCGGTCGGTGGGTATGACCGCTGTGATAATTCCCGACCGCTCGGGTGAGTCATCATCCTGCGCCACGCCAAACACCAGAAGCAGATCGGATCCGAGCGCCCCGCTACAGAAATGCTTGGTCCCGTTCAGCACGTAACCACCGTCGTCGCGTGGGGTTGCACGCACCTTCCAGTCGAGAATGTGACTGTTGTTCTCGCTCAACGCGTTCCCCGTCCAGGAACCCTGCGCCACGCGGCGGTAAGTGGCGTCGCGCTGCTCCGGCGAGCCGAGGAGTTCGATGAAGGCTGCACACACGAGGTGGTATCCGTAGAGGTGGCCAAGCGAGCCGTCGACCTTGGCAATCTCGCGGATTACTGCGAAGACTGAATCGCCCCGGGTTTGCTGGAGGCTCGGTTAGTTGGTTCCAGCGTTTGCGGGGACCGGGTTCTCACGGTAGCTGGTGACGGTGTGGGTCGACCAGTAGGCGCTCTCGTACTCGACGGGTGGGACGTGTCCGATCTCGCCGTGCAGGCGGCGGTGGTTGAACCATTCGACGTACTCAGCGACGGCGATCTCGACCTCGCCCACACCTGCCCAGCCGCCTCGCGGGCGCATCACGGGGTTACGGATGCATTCGGCTTTGAACAGCGAGTTGAACGCCTCAGCCATCGCGTTGTCGTATGAATCCCCTTTGGAGCCAACAGATGTCACCGCTTCGGCTTCGGCCAGTCGTTCGGTGTAGCGGATGGCTCGGTATTGGGCGCGTTCAATCGGTCGATGCAACACTGGGTTGTTGTAGCGAGTGTAGTTGTTCGCCAAAGACTTCGGCGGGAGTTTTCCATCCAAGGACTTTTCTAGGACGGTTGTTGAGGGTGTAGGCGATGGCCTCGAGGTCCTCAGCTGACCACCGCGACAGATCAGTTCCCTTAGGAAAATATTGGCGCAGAACACCATTGGTGTTCTCGTTGGATGGTCGCTGCCACGGTGAGTGCGGATCGGCGAAGAACACCTGCGTTCCGGTGTCCATCGCGAACTGGGCGTGAGCGGACAGTTCCTTGCCGCGATCCCACGTCAACGTTTTGCGCAACTGCTGCGGCAGCGCGGCGATCGACGCTGTCAGTCCTGCATTCATCGCGATGGCACCGTAGCCACCGAGTGCGGGCCCGTTCTTCACAGGCGGCTGCTCACCCCAGCCCTGCTGGCGTGGCAGATGCACCAGAAGTGTTGCACGACTACGACGTTCAACGATCGTGCCGATCGCCGATCTCCCAGTTCCGATAATCAGATCACCCTCCCAGTGCCCGGGGACGGCACGGTCCTCGGCCTCGGCAGGGCGCTGACTGAACACGACATCGGAGGTGACGTGACCCTGCGGCTTGTTGCGCGAGCGGGCCCGCGGCTCCCTCAGTGCACGTCCGGTGCGCAGGCACGCGACCAGCTCACGTTTGAGCGCGCCGCGGCCCTCGATGAACAGGGACTGGTAGATCGCCTCGTGACTGATACGCATGGATTCATCATCGGGGAAGTCGACCTTCAAACGCTGGGAGATCTGCTCTGGACTCCACGCCAGCGACCACCGCCGGTTGGCCCGGTGCGGTTTGTTAAGCCCCTTCCATGGCGGTGGCGTGGGGCCCGCAGCGATCGTGCCATCGGGACGGCGGACAACGCCGGCCAGGCGGTCCTGTACGTACTCCCGCAACTCGACGTGGGCCACGAGCTTCGCTGTTTTCGGGCGCTTGGCGGCCTGCTGGGCTTTCCACTGCGCCACCAACGCCCGATACTCGAGCTTCCCGCTCCTGGTTGCGGCGTTGCGCCGTAGCTCACGCGAGATCGTGGCCGGACTCCGCCCGATCCACCGTGCGATCTCACGCACCCCACGATCCTGGGCGCGTAGCAGCGCGATCTCTTCCCGTTCGGCGAAGGATAGATAGCGGCCCGAAGGCTCATCCAGACTCAGCGGCCTCATGCCGCCAGCGTGGCGGAACCAGCGTGTACCCACCGGCACCGACACACCGACAGCGATCGATGCCTGTGCCGTGCTCACCCCCGTCGCGACCACCCGCCAAAACTCACGTTGCACCTGCCGCGACGGCTCCGGCCGCCCCGGCGATCGCATCGCCGGCCGAAGTGCACGATCAGCACGCCACTGCCGACGAACACCTACCGCCACATCGCTGGTCCTCCGACTCCAGTCCGCCGTAGCCACCGCAAACACCTCCATGATCATGGTGTTGCGACGACCAGTTGAATCCGCCTTGCACTCCGCGGTCGGAGTGGTGGATCAGCCCGGCCACGTCGTGGCCGGCACGCGACCGTGCCCACAATCCCATGTTCAGGGCGTCGAGGGCGAGGTCGGTGTGCATGGTGGTCGAGACCTGCCAGCCGACGACCATCCGCGAGAACACGTCCAGGACGAACGCCGCGTACACCCAGCCCGAGTGGGTGCGGATGTAGGTCAGGTCCGCCACCCACAACGCGTTCGGTGCCGCCGCGGTGAACTGACGGTTGACCCGGTCAGCCGGCCGGGGTGTTTCAGCTCCCTCGCTGCGCGTGGTCTTGCGTGTCTTGAGTCTCGCTATCCCTTGCAGCCCATCGGCTTTCATCAATCGCTCGACGGTGCAGCGGGCAGCACTATGGCCCTGTCTGCGCAATTGGGCATGCACCTTGCGGGCACCGTAGACGCCGAGGTTGTCGGCATGCACCGCGCGGACCTGGGTAAGGAGCTCCCGGTCACGCACCACACGAGGCGCCTCGGTCTTCTGGGGGCTCAGGTGGGCTCGTACCGTGGACGGAGCGATCTGGGCGGACGTATCGCGCAATGCCGCACAGATCGGATCGACTCCGTGTTCATCGCGGTGAGCCGCGACGAACTCCACGATCAGCGCTGTGGGCGGTCGATCTCCGCCGCAAAGAAAGCCGAAGCCTGCTTCAAGATCGTGTTCGCTCGCCGCAGTTCACGGTTCTCCCGCTCCAACGCCGCGATGCGGTCAGCGTCCTCACTCGTGGTGCCCGGGCGGACCCCGCCGTCGATCTCGGCCTGACGAACCCAATTGCGCAACGCCTCGGGATGGACTCCGAGCTGATCGGCGATCCGCTTGATCGCACCTCTCGACGAATCGGGATCTCGTCGCGCTTCACATGCCATCCGGGTGGCCCGGTCCTTGAGTTCCTCACTGTACTTGCGTGGTGCTGCCATGCTCTCCATCCTTCACAGGTTCGAGAGCCTCCGACAGACCCGGGGCGGTTCAGACCGTCGGCCAATCTGCGCCCCAACCACCGTGCTCCTCGGGTACCGCGAGCGCCAGCAGACCACTTAGGCGTAAGTCCTCTTTCTCACGGGTGGCTGGCCCCCCATCGCGATCCCGTTCGACGATTCCCTCCCGCCAGCTTGCAGCAAGGTCTCGAGCCACCGCGAGAGGATCGCCCGCCCGCCGGTCGGTGGCCGCCGCCGTGTCGTCGGTGACTGTCATTCGTATTCTCCAATCGCTGATGTGCCGGCCGCGCATGTACGCAGGCTCGTCTGCAGAAATTCCGGGGCCGACCAATCAGTCAGGTCGATCGCCTTATCCACCAGATCGTGGTCGACCAGGTACCGCTGTGTCGCAGCAAGGACAGTGAGCGCATCGTGGTCGAGGGTGGGTACTAAGTTGTCGGTGAAGTGCTCGCCGAAACCGCGTGTCACCGCAGTCTCGCTAACACCGAGGTTGCGGGCATGAATCGCGACTGTCTCGGTCAGATGATCGCGCGCCCAGGAGCCTGCCCGGACCACCGTATCCACCAGATGCTGCACGAGTGACGGGTTCTTATCGACGAGTTGCGCGCTGATTGTCCAAACGCTGGCGTAGTGGCTTGTCCTGTCCAAGCTCAGGTCACGCAGCGGTCTAACACCGGTGAGGTCTTCGAACTCCGCGGACCACGGAAGCCAGCTGAATAGCGCATCGACCGTCCCCCCGGCAAAGACTTGTGCCTGATGGGCCCCGACGGCGGGAAAGAGGTCCGAACCGTTCACTGATGCCGATGCGCTGAGTCGGTCCTGCGGTAAGTCGACTCCCGCCGTCTCAATGGGTACGAGCTCGATATCGTTTACTGTTACGCCGGAGTGACGAAGGGTGTGCTGCAGGGCTCGCGCCTCCCAAGTGCCCAGTGCGACGAGAGTCTGGCGCCACGGGTCGAGCTGTCGGTAGTCACCAAGGTCGCCGCGCAGGATCCGGATTGCCGATGCGGATACGCCGACACGATGCCCCGCCAGTTGCTCCGGTGCGGTCAGGGTGGGGTCGGCCGCGTAAAAGCCCAGCTTTCCCTCGAACAGGGTGACGCCCAGGAGGCGTGTGCGACCCGGTG
The genomic region above belongs to Gordonia hongkongensis and contains:
- a CDS encoding integrase core domain-containing protein, whose protein sequence is MLHRPIERAQYRAIRYTERLAEAEAVTSVGSKGDSYDNAMAEAFNSLFKAECIRNPVMRPRGGWAGVGEVEIAVAEYVEWFNHRRLHGEIGHVPPVEYESAYWSTHTVTSYRENPVPANAGTN
- a CDS encoding IS30 family transposase, with translation MEVFAVATADWSRRTSDVAVGVRRQWRADRALRPAMRSPGRPEPSRQVQREFWRVVATGVSTAQASIAVGVSVPVGTRWFRHAGGMRPLSLDEPSGRYLSFAEREEIALLRAQDRGVREIARWIGRSPATISRELRRNAATRSGKLEYRALVAQWKAQQAAKRPKTAKLVAHVELREYVQDRLAGVVRRPDGTIAAGPTPPPWKGLNKPHRANRRWSLAWSPEQISQRLKVDFPDDESMRISHEAIYQSLFIEGRGALKRELVACLRTGRALREPRARSRNKPQGHVTSDVVFSQRPAEAEDRAVPGHWEGDLIIGTGRSAIGTIVERRSRATLLVHLPRQQGWGEQPPVKNGPALGGYGAIAMNAGLTASIAALPQQLRKTLTWDRGKELSAHAQFAMDTGTQVFFADPHSPWQRPSNENTNGVLRQYFPKGTDLSRWSAEDLEAIAYTLNNRPRKVLGWKTPAEVFGEQLHSLQQPSVASTD
- a CDS encoding IS3 family transposase encodes the protein MEFVAAHRDEHGVDPICAALRDTSAQIAPSTVRAHLSPQKTEAPRVVRDRELLTQVRAVHADNLGVYGARKVHAQLRRQGHSAARCTVERLMKADGLQGIARLKTRKTTRSEGAETPRPADRVNRQFTAAAPNALWVADLTYIRTHSGWVYAAFVLDVFSRMVVGWQVSTTMHTDLALDALNMGLWARSRAGHDVAGLIHHSDRGVQGGFNWSSQHHDHGGVCGGYGGLESEDQRCGGRCSSAVAC
- a CDS encoding transposase codes for the protein MAAPRKYSEELKDRATRMACEARRDPDSSRGAIKRIADQLGVHPEALRNWVRQAEIDGGVRPGTTSEDADRIAALERENRELRRANTILKQASAFFAAEIDRPQR